In one Desulfoferula mesophila genomic region, the following are encoded:
- a CDS encoding ferritin family protein, which produces MPEFMNPFPGMVPGRKMKDRELARAIRLSLAAEEEAIHLYEALADATTNKLAAAVLQDIANEEKEHAGEFLRLLKILDKGEEQWLANGADEVEEMVAKLKPARKKAAKKKAAPKKK; this is translated from the coding sequence ATGCCTGAGTTCATGAATCCCTTCCCCGGAATGGTACCGGGACGCAAGATGAAAGACCGCGAGTTGGCCCGGGCCATCCGCCTGTCCTTGGCGGCCGAGGAAGAGGCCATCCATCTCTACGAGGCCCTGGCCGACGCCACCACCAACAAGCTGGCCGCGGCGGTGCTGCAAGACATCGCCAACGAGGAGAAGGAGCACGCGGGCGAGTTCCTGCGCCTGCTCAAGATCCTGGACAAGGGCGAGGAGCAGTGGCTGGCCAACGGAGCCGACGAGGTGGAGGAGATGGTGGCCAAGCTGAAACCGGCCCGCAAGAAGGCCGCCAAGAAA